Genomic DNA from Euwallacea similis isolate ESF13 chromosome 11, ESF131.1, whole genome shotgun sequence:
CTTATTctttaattagtaaaaaccaattacaataattgaaaaccaATTGAGTAGGAGATTTATTTTGTGCAagaattagtttaaatttggaatttttaaaacttacgCAAAACTAGGTACAAGGAAGATGaagtagtaaaattttaaaatacaaagttctaattgtttattacaaacaagtaggaaattatttaattattagaaattattaaattgatcaTGAATAGTTACTAAATAAAGCacttaaatacataaaaattcaaattttgttttgaaatggCAGTTAAAACCAAATCTcatgttttgtttaatttctccaattatttactttagcTTCAGcatatctgtaataatcaaatCAACCACTGGAATGACCActactttttaagtaaatgtccattttgtaattttgtacCTACTTTTGCGTAAACGCTAAACATTTcaacttaaacaattattctaatcataaaaaattaattgtataGAACTTAAAACTGCACCACTGCAATGGGTTTCTGGATTAATGGTAAACGCGAGTACCATTAATTACATTTCCAAACTACATTCGGAATGTATATTTATAGTTTACTTggtatttaaaaagaattaccaaaaattatcaattttcatcaaatagcTTAACATAAACTTATAATTATGTTAATTAATCGGTTATTCTAAAGTAAACAATTAATACCAAGCAAGAGTTCAGAATAGACAATATAAGTCTCTGGCCTGcctatttaatttcagttttaaatctTTCCAATCGCGCCGCTTTCGCAGCTTCCAAGTCTTTTACTGCAGATTTACCATTTACTGTTGAAGTTGTAGTCAACGTAGTAATGCCAAACCGTTGTTTGCGTTTTTCCTGTCTCTCTCTATTTTCCACATCAGACATTAAGCTTGATACTGACCCACCAAATCTAGCTGCCCTTTGTTTCAGGACTTCAATACTTGTATTTGGGGGCTGAAAGTTTAAGTCAAATAGtaaaactgttaaataatttgttttgtttttgaattgaaTGAATAGCTTACATTTAGTTTAATGGAGTTTCCAGACGTGGATTTTTCACTAGCTCCAACTCCAAACCTTTCAGCTCTTGCCAATTTCTTTGCATCGTCACTTAAATTTGTTACTCCAAACTTTTTAGCCCGCATTTCCAACCTCTGAAACAATTAAAGATGGGCCTTAATATCagcaaaaacataaaacacaCTTCCCCTCACCTCTTTAATGGAAAGTTCAGATAATTTGATGACTTTTTTATCATCCGttataatatttgatttcCCTGTGGG
This window encodes:
- the LOC136412188 gene encoding SAP domain-containing ribonucleoprotein-like, with product MANEASEDISSLTLNKLKVPDLKKELKNRGLSITGNKTELVERLLSALKTKAPEQKIISDPLIDDIEEEDLLNEDDDDEHLDERESLISDIDIDNLPKVEKRKLEADKSSIASGPAKKVILKRNISETYAASPVAQEVKSEEDVPTGKSNIITDDKKVIKLSELSIKERLEMRAKKFGVTNLSDDAKKLARAERFGVGASEKSTSGNSIKLNPPNTSIEVLKQRAARFGGSVSSLMSDVENRERQEKRKQRFGITTLTTTSTVNGKSAVKDLEAAKAARLERFKTEIK